TCAGCATGGGCAAATTGGAGGATTTATTCGGTGAAGTGTTTTTATCTATAATATCATTACTGCACaccagggacgtgcacagacattttggggggcagaGCCTCAAGtgggaaaaaagggcacttttcataattatttattttaaagaaatgtttaagCAAAAGGTTATAACACAgctctgacttccttaccaatttattttaattccctcacactcacgcaattgtttcatactcaacagatttctacaaaataatcagttcacacagaaaccatggccttctttagtattcactagATTTATCACAAGAGCAcgcaacagcaaaggaaactatgccacaatgtgcatgttttctatgctactagtttcaagaatatatttagaataaatgactgcaccaaggagagtgtggtcaattttgagattttggtctattTTGCTTCCATGTCTTCTTTTACTCAAATGGAAAGAAAACTTCCAAAATACATATTTAGATGATGTTTGTTTTATGCCTACTACCCTCCgtctgtttgcatctgtagatttcttctaaattaaccaaaacaagctaatctgcatattttaacataatatttcagggggaaaataatCTTGATGTAAGTCATTAACTGGGGAAgttctgtggtgatatgcttcagttattttgtttatcataTTCACCCAcagtgccttgtcaaatgtatgcaaatttgcaaattttaattagttaatgcctaatttgcatatcaatatgGCGATTGCAATGAAacgttattagacacaaattttactggattcacctgtagtgtctccattaagtacagtacattaatCTGTATGGACATGATATATTGCCTTTGCTAAACattagctaacttattacattagctagtagtaGTATGcttgttagcaagacacaagttaactatatttggcttttggctaattagctgtaaatcAGAactcgacaaaatctcatctcccgacctgatattttaattttttactcaataaatatatttgtttgacagggaagctagctgatatttttatttttattcaataaatgtctttctttaaccttttttcttttctttcttattGTCTTTTTGTAGGTTGGAACAAATATGGTTGAGTACCTCCAGCTAAGGTGATATTCCCCTAAATCATACACTTGGGTCGCACAtagaaaatgtaaacttttagTGTAATTACTTTTATGGATTCATTCATTCCTTACATAAATAATGTTCTAGTACTGGACGTTTAAaggattattcacccaaaaattaaaactctctcatcatttactcactttcatcccatcccagatgtggatgactttctttcttctgcagaacacaaattaagatttttaggagaatatctcagctctgtaggtccatacaatgcaagtgaatggtgatcaaaatttgaagctccaaacagcatgtaaatgtagcataaaagtggttaaatgaatgtgtcTAAACGTGAAAAACACATcagtatttaagtcattttttcactataaatcctcACTTTCCCATCGAAAAGTCACAGGTGGTACCAGTTTAGTTTTTCTTTCAGGTGGAaattggagatttagagtaaagtcttaaatatttacctgtttctcacccacatctttcATATCACTTttggagacatggatttaacaactggagtcttatggattacattcatGCTGCCCTTATGTACTTtttgaacttcaaagttttggccactattcacttgcgtataatggaccaacagagctgagatattctgaaCAAAAGCAAATCATTTTAGAAGcagaagaaaggcatacacatctggggatgaaggtgagtaaatgagagatttttcatttttcggtgaattttccttttaataatacaaagggtgtttaatgtttttaatgcttAGCgtaattaacattaattataaaTGTGACATTATTGTTCTACATGCTGcttattaaaacatttgtaaaatgcattttgcattttgaaatgcattttgtAAAGGCACTTATTGAATGTTTTGACATTCATCCAATAATAAAGGAacaatcatgtttacacatttgtttatagtgtgttttatttgacagattttttttttaaggataaaaCAATCTGAAAATATTAACCCATTTATGAGATCAAATTAACCCAGACATTTCAGTAAAAATTAACCTGCATTTGGGTTGAATAAACAACCCATTTGCTGGGCTAAAATTAACAACCCAACTTGCTGGGTTAGTTTAACCCAATTCTGTCCCATATTTAAACAGCGGCCGGGCTAAAAACAAACCAATATgggttattaaattaataatattatatatattttttatatgtgtatattattaaaatgtattgaaaaatattgaaatataaaatTGTGTAAACTATTCTATAAATGttatgcatatctcaagaaatgAATTGATGTGGGTCAGAGTGCCCTGGTTTACTCACGCCCCTTGTGAGCTTTTCCCGTTGCTTTTCGCTGAAGGCGCAGCTGAGGTCTTGTTGTCTGGCGACCAGGAACTGCGGGTTATGAACTGCTCACAAATTAAGTTACCTCATTTGAGGGCCGTTATGCAGAATTAACATTCATGACTTGCAGAAGTGGAGCCAGTGTTTTGGATGTGCTGGATGCTTGTATTTTATTCAAACAATCAAAGCTTTGTTTCAAGCGGAGATCACAGAAGACTTGCGTTATGAGGACTCCAAACATTTGGAGCGGGCACATATAGTAGCTGGAGAAAGTGGAGGAGAAGACATGCATTCCTGGGCAGCCTTATAAGAATCACAGCTTCCTAAATGCGTCTTCTTACCGAGCAGCCAAGAACAATGAGCAGTGGTTCTAGCAACTTTCTGCTAGTTCCTATACCGGAGTACCCTGTACTAGACTGCGTGCCCAACAAAAACGTTAAAATAGCTGTTCTTGGGGCAAGCAACGTCGGAAAAACaggtaaatgcataaaatgcttgttttttttatatatatatatatatatatatatatgtttatatatttaaacttTCTGCGTTTGTAACTCATTCTAACAGGACATGTTGATCTTGATCATATACAATATAttctaattatatatattatagtgaTTGAGATATTAATAGTATATAGATAGAATATACACTAACGCCAGGGTGTGACACACACTGACGCACTACTTGTGAGATGTGACATATTGCCatatgagagacagacagacagatagatagatagatagatagatatatatacagacagacagatatatatatatatatatagacagacagacagacagacagatagatagatagacagacatatatatatatatatatattagacagatagatagatagacagacagacagacatatgatagatatatatatatatatatatatatatatatatatatatatatagacagacagatatatatagacagacagacagacagacagatagatagacagacagatatatatatatatagacagacagatagacagacagacagacagacagatatatatatatagacagacagacagatagctataGATAGATAGCAAACAcattgtattatactgtataatgataCAAATTTTCCCTTTGGTTTAATTTTCCAGCTCTGATTGTAAGATTTCTTACCAAGAGATTCATAGGTGACTATGAACCCAATACAGGTAAGCCATAAAACAATGCTATACTATAGCCTACTGAAAACTATGCATACTTTTATTCAACATTCAAACTTCATTTATAGGAGCCTTGTATTCAAGGAAGATTAATTTGGATGGGGAGCAAGTTTCTTTACAAGTGCAGGACACTCCATGTGTCTCACTGCAGGTATACCTCTAAATAACATTACCAACACTAACTACCATCTTTCAGCTAAATTTCCTAATTTTGCTTTATCAGTCATTTAGATCACTCAGTCAGTGCCTGTGGGATTCCTGCATACTTCAGATGAACTGTGGGGAATATTAGTTCAAACATCTGGCCTGTAAACAAGGCATGCAGGGCAGGAGATAAAGAGGGTGTGTTCAGCCATGAGCTCATTAGACTCATGCGCACTCAAGAGGAGGTTCAACAGTTGAAAAGCTCTTGTCAGCTGAATGAATCTGATCCTGTCTAAAGCACGGTGGTTAGTAAAGTACAATGGGACTGAAGGCACCCCTTAAAGCAGgatttctcaacgggggcggtaccgcccccccAGTGggtgttcaaaggatgccagggggcactGAGGgccaaattagtagagaggggggcgTTAGGTTACAAATCAAGTTCCTGTTTGCATTCAACTGTTTATCTAGACTCCATTATACAggttggtatgcatttgtactgcggttcatctgattctgaagtagctggtttagcagcgtcaaatagaCAGGTGGAGTCACAAatctccgctaatgcacctgtatggctctgtaggtgGATACGGGTCAATGGACAGAGAAGCGCAAGCACAAAGCAGGTGTGTTTTTACTCACAGACAGTTCTTGTGCTCTTAAACATCATTGCAGCAACAATGATCATTGCAGAGCTGCGAGAACCAGTGAGAAGTGCGGCATGAGACACAGAAACCATTTGAATTTGCCACAGAATTTTACATGACCACCCttaaatttactatagtaacactaactgtacatTAGGcagaaatatattcataatacatattatcatatcactacttcagctctattaaagtTGTCATAGgatacattaggggagtgagggaatattatacatttttgttacaaattttaaatgttatatttagtattttttgtttttatgtgttttagagtaggcctactgtttgcaattacaaaaatgccataatttgttttttagaaatcatgttacatctaaccatggtagtgaagaagatccatgcttccatgtgtttactatggtgTTGTTAAAAATGCCACTgttaaaactacaaaaaaaaaaaaatatagaaatacattaaaatgttcatAGGGGCAAATGCAAAATACACTATTCTTTTAGATGAAATAGAAATGCGTAAACATAGGCAAAAAGGGAATGAAGTAGAGGGGCATTCATCAAAaaaaagttgagaaccactgccttaaGCGCGAGATGCCACTAGGAAATATAATTGAACAaatctgaaaatgacaaataacaatgttttttctcaaaacaaatgtgatcatttcagggATCCCCATTAgatacatacatttgcaacattttaaatgttattcaatGGTAGATCAAATTACCTGAAAATCAACATTTAGACGTTGCACaaaatgatctcatggatcaggaacatTTTGCAGTACATAAAGACAAACAGGTGTTTTTGAAAGCGCTGTGGTAGTTTTggtatttagtgttttgggagaagtTAATTTAATCCCAGGTGGGCTTCAGCCCCACTGTACACTATATACCATATATAGCTGCTATGAAGACTGAGAAGATAATCTTTATTTTAGAGTTGCCCTCTTGGTTCcattattataaatatagtaattgttcaaataaattatttaaagggatagttcaaccaaaattatctcatttagtcaccctcataccatcccagttgtgtatcaatttcattcttctgttgaacatgaataaagatttttagctctgttggcccatacaatgcaagtgaatagtggccagaactaaAGCtacatcacataaaggcagcataaaacctaaatccataaaactccagtggtttaatccatgtcttcagaagtgatatgataggtgtgggtgagaaaaagatcaatatttaagtcttttttttactataaattctcctccctgcccagtaggtagcgatatgcacgacgaatgcaaattgccaaaaacaaatgaacaagaatgtgaaagtaaaagggAAAGTTGGGATTCATTGTTAAAAatgatgtaaatattgatctgtttctcacccacacttgtcatattgcttctgaagacacggatttatccactggagttgtatggattactgttatgctcccattatatgcttttttggacattcaaattacagtacccattcacttgcattgtatgaaactaCAGAGATGAGATCATcttcaaaaaaaatctaaatttgtgttctgcataagaaagaaagtcatacacatttgggatggcatgagggtgagtaaatgatgaaagaattttcttttttgggtgatctTAACcttttattgtttaaataaattatgaaatcaatatttttgtaatgtgtcTAGTTCTCGcttttctttttacataaaaaagattgTCTTGATCAGCTGTCTTTTCCAATATCATGTAAAATTGTTTACTAATAATTTCATCCAACTAATCTTTAATACTGACTATTTTATCTTTCCAGGATGATGTAGAGGACCTTTATTGTCAAGAGCAGATAAACCGCTCCATTTACTGGGCAGACGGGTATGTTCTTGTCTTCTCCATCACTGACCTCAAAAGCTACCACACCATCCAGCCACTCTACCAACATTTGCGTCGAATCCACCCCAGTGGCAACATCCCTGTCATCATTGTGGGAAACAAAAGCGACCTGCTGCGTGCCCGGCAGGTCCCAGATCATGAGGGTAAGGCCCTGGCTGATGAATTGGGAGGACCCTACTTTGAGGCATCAGCCAGGGAGAACCATGAGAGCGTCCAGGCTGCTTTTCTGCATCTATGTCAGGAAGTGAACCGAGCACTGGGAGGAGGAAATGGGGAGAAGAGAAAAGGAGGGCTACATCTTGCCAGACCAAAGAGCCCAAACATGCAAGAGTTGAAGAGAAGGTTCCGGCAAGTGCTGTCATCCAAAGTGAAATCAGCTACTGCACTATGATGAAGATTACGACCAATGTGACTGCAGAGAATTCGGAAAGTTTACAGAATAACAACCAGCTGTTGCCATGAAAGGAACAACAGTGAAACTCGCCAGATGTTTCGCAACTGACATGGGACTACTGGCAATGCCCTTTTAATCTAATGTTTTAAATCCATAAAGTgtggttttgtttatttgtttcagCTGCTATCATTCATGCATTTTTGTTCTCCATTTCTCcagtgtttttattcatttctttagtaACATGATTTTATGTTGACCGCTAATGTTTGGGTGAGGATTGGAAAATGAGATTGGTACTACTATTTTGTCCAAGCCCACTATATCAGTTTAATGTATAGGAAGAATAAACTAAATTTGTCTTTGACGAAGTCTGCTTATTACATTGAAagaatcaacataaaacaaacatattgtATGGCCATTTATTTGACAAAAGTCATGATGAAAGACGATAGCAGTCATTCCTATAAGGTTCTCATGTAGCTTGTCCAGGATAGTCGCAACATTTAATCTGACAGTGAAGCGACATTATTCAGCTATGTTGTTTTGTAAACATGTTGGAGGAAAAGGTTGTTAACTGTGGTTCCCATGACTTTTGACATACTTACAGTGTGTCAAGGACTTTAAGTTTGCTGTGTCGTTTGGTAGTGTCtccttcatttgttcttttttagaTGTCCCATTCAACCATTCAACTGGACATTTGTTTATCTTGCAGGACAGATAAAGTTGCATTCCTTTGCAGCAAGTCTTGGAGTCCTGGACTGAACTATTGGCCATGCACTCAGTGACCTTTCACCTTTAATAAACGGCTGTTCTTCCTGTCAACTAATGGCCTAATGAATAGCAGATTGGATCACAATGTGACCAACATTCTCCACTCTCTCAAAAAGTCAGAGTAGGTGTTATACTTGACAAAGTAAATGGCAGATTTGTGGTCAGATGAATATGCTGTGTTGATATTACTTCTTTCTCAATGAGCATGGCTTGGTCTGTTTAAAATCTTGCTCACCTACTCTTTCTTTTATATAAACCCACTACCTTTAATACCAGTTCAAAGACTTTCTCATGTCAGCATCAAATATGTTAAACCTGAGAACGGCACAGTTCTCAGAGCTTGTTGACCTTCCACCAGTGTTTGAAGTTCTTAAAACCCTTACCAGATTTTGAAGCTGTTGTTAAGCATTCGTTTTTTGGACTCCCCTGTTCACACTTAAATGTACATATCTAAACCAGCTGTGGGTATCTCTGAGGTCTAACTGTTCCATGTTTATAGCACTTCAtcctttgcaaaaaaaaaagtttatatatataaaactttttcTGTATTTGATAGAAAAACACAGACTCAAAACTGCTGACATACACTGTTACTGGAGACTGTGCAAATACAAACATCAACATATCAGATGAAGGATGATCCTCTGAAAATATTTTCTTATCAGGTAAGCATTTAAGCATTAGACAGCATACTGTAAGTGTACAGTACACATTATTAGCTGCGCATTCATGTTTGGGGAAAACATAACATTGAATCAGCATTATTCATTTTAAGACAGTTGCTAAAAAACGAGACAACTAGAGAAAATGAAATTGTGTACGTCCATACTATCTGGCAAGACCTTAAAATCTTAGTACAGTTCTAAAAGAGTAGATCCAAGCCTTAATCAGTGGCTTCTCCCTTCTAGTTTTTACAACACAGATTTAATAAATCATCCTTCTGACATTATGATTATGAATTGCTTCCTGTGCTCTGGTATGGcctattaaaatgacaaaaacagcGGGGCTTATGTCCTCTCATGAACAGTGTGAGTTGTTGTTTGcccttattttgaaaaatatggtTTATTTGGGAATTCTGGTCAAGGACGTTTGAATTTTCAGCACTTTTATTATTCAgttaaattcaaatgtatttataaagcacaaattaaaacaacagaagttgatcaaagtgctgtacaatacaaaaGAGTAAAAATAGCAATATAACACACATggaacacacacataatacagaaATACAAAGCACAAACTCTAGGATTGATTAAAAGCCaatgtgaaaaaatatgttttcagccAAGTTTTTAAATCATGTATTGTTGATGCTGATTTAATATAAATAGGTCAACTATTCCACAGTCACCCCTCATCTTATCTCATCTTATTAGAGGAGAAACAGCTGTGACGTGAATCACttataagaaacatatttttctCCTTCTGAGCTCATTATGTTATCACATCCACAGGAAGCATGACCAAGACAGTTCCCAAAGGAGGACTGGGGGTGGAACGAAGTTG
The sequence above is a segment of the Xyrauchen texanus isolate HMW12.3.18 chromosome 2, RBS_HiC_50CHRs, whole genome shotgun sequence genome. Coding sequences within it:
- the rasl11a gene encoding ras-like protein family member 11A-like, translating into MRLLTEQPRTMSSGSSNFLLVPIPEYPVLDCVPNKNVKIAVLGASNVGKTALIVRFLTKRFIGDYEPNTGALYSRKINLDGEQVSLQVQDTPCVSLQDDVEDLYCQEQINRSIYWADGYVLVFSITDLKSYHTIQPLYQHLRRIHPSGNIPVIIVGNKSDLLRARQVPDHEGKALADELGGPYFEASARENHESVQAAFLHLCQEVNRALGGGNGEKRKGGLHLARPKSPNMQELKRRFRQVLSSKVKSATAL